DNA from Leucobacter aridicollis:
CCATGGCTGCCACGGATCCCGTCAGGGCACGCGCTGCTCGTGTTCAAGTGCGAGAGTGACGACGTCTGCGACTTCTGGGAGCCCGACGAGATCGCCAATCGGTGCCTGCTGCTACCGGTGCCCGCCGACTCCGCCGAGACGGCGGCGCCAACGACGACCGGCGCGGCGCCGGCGCGGATACTTCCGCAGCTCTGGGTGCAGGCGTGGGCGTCGGACGAGGACGGAATCTCTGCCGAGGTGGCGGATCAGCTCACCGATCCTGATCGCTTCTGGGACGTCCCCGAGCATGTGAGCTTCGGCCACTGGTTCGCGTCGGAGCACCTCACGAAAGCCGGCGGCGCCCCCTACTGGACGGGGCAGGGACCCAGCGAGGATCCCCCGCTGCCCCGCCGCCTGCTCGTCCAGCTGGACAACTGGATCGCCGTGACCGACTCGGCCGCGGCGATCGTGGACTCGCCGGCCGGCCGCGACCCGCTCACCACCGTGTCGGGCCAGTCAGTCAGCGCGGCCAACTTCATGAGCGACGGAATCGCGTACGTGTTCGACACCACTCCCGACGCTGCGTTGCCGACTCCGAGACTCGTCATCAACCGCTAGGCGCGCTCCGCGCTAGATCGCCTCGCCCCGCCCGAGCGGCTTACTCGGCAGCGCTGCGACGATCACGGCCACGAACGCGATCGTCGTCCCCACCACGAGCGCCGGAGTGAGCCCGCCCGCGAGCGGGAACCCGATCTCGAAAAGCATCGCGGCGATAAGCTGGCCGGCAACGTTCGACATGCTGAGCAGCAGCACCCCGGCCTGTCGGACGAGCATCGCGGCCACGGCGATGAAGATCACGCCGATGACGCCGCCGCTGTACATCCAGAGCTCCGACGGCCAGCTCGTCGGCCAGCCGTTGATGAGCACCGACACGAGCGCCACGGTGCCGAGCACCGCCGTTCCGACGACGAAGTTCATGAATGTCGCGGTCACCGCGCTCTCCGCGGCCGCTCTCACGAGGCCGTTCACCATCGACTGGGCTGCCATGCCCGCGCCGACAACGACCGGGACGAGCACGAGCAGCACGAGGTCCGCGTCGAGGCTTGCGGCCACCGTCACGATGACCGCGACGATGGCGAGGGCCGTTCCCGCAAGACGCGTCGGTGTGGCGTTGATGCGCCCGCCCGGGCCAAGCCCCAGCCTGTCCATCAGGAGGCCGCCAGACACCTGGCCGGCGACGATCCCGACGGTGAAAAGGGCGACGCCCGTGAGCGGGGTGATCAGCCCCTGCGTCAGCACGAATGCCGCGCCGCCAATGCCCCCGAACAGCGCCCAGACGGGAAGCCTGCCGGCCGAGACCTCGCGGCGCATCTTCCCGAGGCCAGTTCGGCCGCGCCGCGAACACACGAGCACCAGACCAATGAGGACAAGCCCTCCCCCGAATGAGATCGCCGCGGCAAGATAGCCGCTCCCGATCTCCTGCGCGAAGCCGCCGTTAATGCGAGACTGCAGGGCGACGAGCATACCCGCGAGGCCAGAGCCTGTGAGGGCCGCCGCGAGCTGATACTTGGAACGAGCCATTTTCCCCATTGTACTCGCGCTGCTCGCGGGCGATCGCCGCGCCAGCGCCCACACTCGGGCCAGCACGGGCGCGCGCGATCCCGCACCCCACAACGCAGAATGGCCCCGCCGAAGCGGAGCCATTCGTGTGAGCCCCCTATCGGACTCGAACCGATCACCTGCAGTTTACAAGGCTGCTGCTCTACCAGATGAGCTAAGGAGGCGTGTGGGGCGGCCGAAGCCGCCCCTCCGATCTTAGTCGGAAATTTGTTAGTCCGTTGCCGACTCTGCGGCGCCGGCCTGCTCGATCTCACCCTTGATCTTCAGCATGAAGGTCTCGAGCGAGCCGTCGCGGCCCTCGCTCCACTGCTGCCCGTTGACGAGCACGAGCGGGGTCGATACGAGGCGCTGCGGCTTACCCTCGGGCTGGAGCTCCGTCGCGCTCGAGGGCTGCAGCAGGCGCTGCCCGTCGGCGAGGCCCCAGATGCCCTCGCTCGCGGCCGTGTAGTTCTCGCTGAAGAACCCGCCGAAGGGCCGGTCCTGGATGCAGCGCTGGAGCTCCTGGGTCGGCTTCGCACCGGCCGCCTCGGCCTGCTTCAGCAGTTCCTTATCGTCGAGGCCCGGGGTGCCCTCGGACGGCTGTACCTCGGGGCTCAGGAGACGCTTGTGCAGTTCGAAGGCGAAGTCGGGCTGCTGCTCGACGACGCAGGCGAACGCGTTCGCCGCGCGTGTCGAGTACTTCGTGCCGAGCGACTGGCCGTCGAGGAAGTTGATCGGGTAGACCGCGAGGTTCGCATCGCCGGAGCCGACGTAGTTCTCGAGCATGACGCCGTTCTGGGCCTCGAAGTTGCCGCAGGCGGGGCACATGTAGTCCACGTAGACGGTGACGTCGAGGGGCAGCTCGTCGCGGTTCACCTCGGGGGCGACGCGCTCGGCCTTCGGGTCCTCAAGTGCGGGCGACGGCACGACCTTCAGGTCCTTCGTGAACACTGCGGCGCCGGAAGCCATGTTCTTCGGTCCGGGACCGGCGGGCTTCAGCGACTGTGTGAGCACGAGGCCGACGATCGCGAGGATCGCGACGACGCCAAGCACGACGCCGCCCTGCACATACAGGCGACGGCGCTTTTCGCGCTTCTTCTCAGCCTCACGAGCGATCCGAGCCTGCTCGCGAGCCTGCGTGCGTCGCTCGTTCTTCGAGAGTCGCGACGTGGTGTCATTCGACATGGGTATTTCCTCCAGAGAAGCATCGATGGTCGATGCGGGGTCACGGTGAGCGCGGGTACGCGGCCGTTACTTCTTCTTCGCGCGGCGCTGGGCGCGGTTCGCGGCACCGGCCTCATCGGCGGGAACCTGCTGGCCGAATGCGCCTCGCGTGGTGGGCTGCTCGGGCTGCTTCGAGCCGCGCTGCTTGGCCTGTGCCGGGTTGGCGCCAGCGCCACTCACCTCGGGGGTGCCGTCAACGTCGGGGGCCGTGTAGCTCAGCTGGGCCTCGTCGGGCTTCGTCTGCTCGTCGAGGCCGCCACCCTCGAGGTGGACGTGCCCCTCGTGGCCTGGCTCGTTCGGGCGGACCTGGACCTCGAGGTTGTAGAGGAGGCCGACCGATTCTTCCTTGATCTGCCCCATCATGCCCTCGAACATCGTGAAGCCTTCGCGCTGGTACTCGACGAGCGGGTCGCGCTGCGCCATCGCGCGCAGGCCGATGCCCTCCTTGAGGTAGTCCATCTCGTAGAGGTGGTCGCGCCAGCGGCGGTCGATCGTCGTCAGCACAACGCGGCGCTCGAGCTCGCGCATCGCCTCGGAGCCGAGCGACTCCTCACGAGCGGCGTACGCGACCTCGGCGTCCGACAGGATCTCGCGACGGAGGAACGCCTTGTCGACGCGCCCGTTCGGCGCCTCAGCGACAACCTCATCGACGGTGAGCGCGATCGGGTAGAGCTGCTTGAGGTCTGACCAGAGCGCGTCGAAGTCCCAGTTCTCATCTGCGCCGTGCGAATCGAGGATCGCGTCGATCGTCTGCTCGCGGAACGCAATCACGCGCTCTTCGATGGCTTCGCCGTCAAGGATCTGGGCGCGGTCGCCGTAGATCGCCTGACGCTGACGGTTCAGGACGTCGTCGTACTTGAGGACGTTCTTGCGGATCTCAGCGTTGCGCGCCTCGACCTGGCTCTGGGCGCTCTGGATCGAGCGGGTGACCATCTTCGACTCGATCGCGAGATCGTCGGGGAAGCCGTCGCGGTTCATGAGCGCGGCGGCGGCGCCGGAGTTGAACAGGCGCATGAGGTCGTCGGCGAGCGACAGGTAGAAGCGGCTCTCGCCGGGGTCACCTTGACGTCCCGAACGACCACGCAGCTGGTTGTCGATACGGCGCGACTCGTGGCGCTCGGTGCCGAGCACGTAGAGGCCACCAGCCTCGAGTACCTTGTCGGCCTCGCCGGCGACCGCTTCCTTCACGGCCTCGAAGACGTCGTCCCACGCGGCCTCGTACGCCTCGGGATCCTCCTCCGTGGAGAAGCCGCGCGCGGTCATCTCCTGCACGGCGAGGAACTCGGCGTTGCCACCGAGCATGATGTCAGTACCGCGGCCGGCCATGTTA
Protein-coding regions in this window:
- a CDS encoding DsbA family protein, whose amino-acid sequence is MSNDTTSRLSKNERRTQAREQARIAREAEKKREKRRRLYVQGGVVLGVVAILAIVGLVLTQSLKPAGPGPKNMASGAAVFTKDLKVVPSPALEDPKAERVAPEVNRDELPLDVTVYVDYMCPACGNFEAQNGVMLENYVGSGDANLAVYPINFLDGQSLGTKYSTRAANAFACVVEQQPDFAFELHKRLLSPEVQPSEGTPGLDDKELLKQAEAAGAKPTQELQRCIQDRPFGGFFSENYTAASEGIWGLADGQRLLQPSSATELQPEGKPQRLVSTPLVLVNGQQWSEGRDGSLETFMLKIKGEIEQAGAAESATD
- a CDS encoding DMT family transporter, translated to MARSKYQLAAALTGSGLAGMLVALQSRINGGFAQEIGSGYLAAAISFGGGLVLIGLVLVCSRRGRTGLGKMRREVSAGRLPVWALFGGIGGAAFVLTQGLITPLTGVALFTVGIVAGQVSGGLLMDRLGLGPGGRINATPTRLAGTALAIVAVIVTVAASLDADLVLLVLVPVVVGAGMAAQSMVNGLVRAAAESAVTATFMNFVVGTAVLGTVALVSVLINGWPTSWPSELWMYSGGVIGVIFIAVAAMLVRQAGVLLLSMSNVAGQLIAAMLFEIGFPLAGGLTPALVVGTTIAFVAVIVAALPSKPLGRGEAI